ACCCCGCTGGCGGCCGTTGGCGCGTGCTTCGCGAAGGCGCTCAAGCTGAGGTGCCCGCGGGTAAGCGGCTGGATTGGGTCACCCCCAGGCAATGGGAGGAGGTGGAAGGGCCCGCAGAGAGGAAGGCGGAGCCCGTTTCGCCCGAGCTTGAACTGGTGCTATGGGCGCCCAGGCAGCAACTCGCCAAGCTCGCGCCTGTGGCATCTCCAGGGAGAGGGGTTCTGGTGCGGTCGCCTCTTGGGGTGACCGGTTATCGGAGCCCTGTGATCGACTGGGCTGCGTATCCAGACAAGCGTTACGATGTTGCTATTTTCGACGTGGAGGACGAGGACAGCCCTCCGAGGCTCGCCCGAGATGTCGTACCGCCAATTGACACGGCGCAGCTTGAGACGACGGAGCCCCGCCTGTTGATTCCCGGCCGTATCTATCAGGTTCAGGTGCGAGAGGCTGGCAACCAGGCGACACTCGGTGTCGCTCGCTTCCTGGTGGCTGATGACGCGACCGAGCACTTCGTCAGACCAGCTGGAGGCCCGCAAGCGCTCGCCCGCGCGCTTCGGGGCATGCACCGAAGACCCTTCAGAACGGGCGACTCCTCGCTCGAACTCAAGTCGCTGCAGAAGGAGGACGCACGCACCGAGCTTGCCCTCCGCCTGCGCTACCTGGTCGCATTGGAACAGGGCGATGGCGAGGAATGCGATCGCCTCCGTCCGCTCCTCCTGAAGTGATTGCACCGCTTGTGTCCATTCTGCGAATCCCCACCATACGTCCATGCCCTCACTTCAGGAACTAGTCGATTATTGCGACTCCCGGACCCGCCGCACCGCCTTCAAGGATGCCCCCGCAGCGTTCAACGGCCTTCAGGTGGCGAACGACGGAAAGGTCAACCGGATCGGTGCGGCGGTCGACTGCGGCGTTGTGCCGTTCGGGCGCGCCGTGGAGGCGGGCGTCGATTTTCTCATCGTTCACCATGGCTTGTACTGGGACATGCCCAAGCCGCTCGTCGGCCCCATGTACGAACGGGTCGCGACCCTGGTCCGGGGGAATTGCGCCCTTTATTCGAATCACCTCCCCTTGGACGCCCACCCTGACATTGGCAACAATGCCATATTGGCGCGCCAGTTGGGGCTGAAACCCGATCGTCCCTTCGCGGTCCGCGACGGTGAGAATGTGGGCTGGAGCGCCTCGTGCACCGAGACACGCGACGAACTACGTCGCAGGCTCGAACGGGACTACCGGCGTGTGACCGCAATCGAGTGCGGTACCCGCGCACCATCTCGCGTTGCTTTCTGCTCGGGCTCGGGCAACAGTGCAATGAGCGACCTGCTCAAAGAGGGAATAGACACGCTGGTGACTGGTGAATTACGGGAAGAGTGGTTCCCCTTCGCGCAGGACCATGGTC
This portion of the Opitutaceae bacterium genome encodes:
- a CDS encoding Nif3-like dinuclear metal center hexameric protein gives rise to the protein MPSLQELVDYCDSRTRRTAFKDAPAAFNGLQVANDGKVNRIGAAVDCGVVPFGRAVEAGVDFLIVHHGLYWDMPKPLVGPMYERVATLVRGNCALYSNHLPLDAHPDIGNNAILARQLGLKPDRPFAVRDGENVGWSASCTETRDELRRRLERDYRRVTAIECGTRAPSRVAFCSGSGNSAMSDLLKEGIDTLVTGELREEWFPFAQDHGLNLYLCGHYATEVHGVKALAAEVAARFGLEWEFIGTENPL